In Papaver somniferum cultivar HN1 chromosome 1, ASM357369v1, whole genome shotgun sequence, a genomic segment contains:
- the LOC113331080 gene encoding serpin-ZXA-like: protein MDFIFKANEARLEVNKWVEQKTNGLIKDLIPEGLVDSSTKIILVNALYFKGSWCPGQFDKDLTRNSEFYSLDGRSCFQIPFMHSRERYQYISCHNGFKVLKLPYQVQAQAKTKISMYIILPDRRDGLGDLVQKATTDSASFLNQCVLEDPPSVRTGQFKIPKFKITFDFDAKTVLQEMGLVLPFGFQAELTGMENSDCLVKSVIHKCFVEVDEERTEAAASTAVICATFGSCGPVYSPPTVDFVADHPFMFMIEDSYTGVVLFTGYVLNPLLTS from the exons ATGGATTTCATATTTAAG GCTAATGAAGCGAGACTGGAGGTGAACAAATGGGTGGAACAGAAAACCAACGGATTAATCAAAGATCTGATTCCGGAAGGATTAGTCGACAGTAGCACAAAGATTATATTGGTGAATGCACTCTATTTCAAAGGATCATGGTGTCCAGGTCAGTTTGATAAAGACTTAACCAGGAACTCAGAATTCTATTCACTTGATGGACGTTCTTGTTTTCAAATCCCATTTATGCACAGCAGAGAGAGATACCAATATATATCATGTCACAATGGCTTCAAAGTTCTCAAACTCCCATACCAAGTGCAAGCACAAGCAAAGACCAAGATTTCTATGTATATAATTTTACCTGATAGACGCGATGGACTTGGCGACTTGGTACAAAAGGCAACTACTGATTCAGCTAGCTTTTTGAATCAATGTGTTTTAGAAGATCCACCATCGGTACGAACAGGACAGTTCAAGATTCCAAAGTTTAAGATAACGTTTGATTTTGACGCGAAAACAGTTCTCCAAGAAATGGGGTTAGTGTTGCCTTTCGGTTTCCAAGCTGAATTGACTGGAATGGAAAACTCAGATTGTTTAGTTAAATCTGTTATTCACAAGTGTTTTGTTGAAGTTGACGAAGAACGAACTGAAGCTGCTGCTTCTACTGCTGTTATTTGTGCTACTTTTGGATCTTGTGGTCCAGTTTATTCACCTCCTACTGTGGATTTTGTTGCAGATCATCCATTCATGTTTATGATCGAAG